Below is a genomic region from Zea mays cultivar B73 chromosome 9, Zm-B73-REFERENCE-NAM-5.0, whole genome shotgun sequence.
TGCTCATAGCTCAGGACATGCTTCTAATATCGCAAAAGCTTTTTCATGCATGCTTGTACCATGGGCATTTCCCCAATTTTGCAGGTTCCTGGTGTTCCAATCATGTACATCACAAGACATAGGTATTCGATAGAACGGCTCCCTGAGGCCACAATTGGTGGAGGTATGTGATATCTTCATCTGACAAACTTTGTTACTGTGTTCTCTCTGTCCCTAGCTTATATCCTACAATCACATAAGATTGCAGTACTCTGATGCTTTTTTGGCATTCTTGCAGCACCAAGAATCTGATCGGTGCAGACATGAGATGTTCTGGGATGTAATACTGTGGCGGTACTTGTCCATCTGACCAAGTCACTGTTTCATGTTTGAAGCCACGGCAAGGACTAGGATAAGAATGCTGCTTTGTAGGTTGAGCTTACTGTAACTACTAAGAAATTTTTATTATGTACCAACCTTATCATTTCTACAATGTTGCGGGATGTCTGAAGTAATTCTTTGTTAAAAGATCGGGTATCCTGCTCCCTTTTGCTTCTCAATATTGTGCGCTACAAGCCATAATCCCAAATCCCAATAGAGTGGCTCTTCCTGAATCTCTTATAGAGAATGAACAAAAGAGTCCCTCATAATGTGGAACGGAGGTGACAACAATCTGCGACAGTCGTTGGATATTTATGCCTTGTTGTATTTCTACAGTGCTACAACACTTTACTAAAGTTTAGCACATGAAATCAAACAAGCAGCACGAGCAGTGCTGaagtttagcactcactaacacaCTAGCTCTTATTTTAATGCTAAACTATGTTATAGGTAGCTGATGAATTTGATGCTCGCTGTGATCTCACCCACCGGACACAACAAGTTTAAGTGCTGCGATAAACGCTTTGAACATGACGAGTCGCTGAAGCCTTTGACCTCTACCTCTTATAATAATAGATCCATGTTTTTCAATACGCTCGCTAGAATAGGGCTAGGCGAGCTGAATATTTCTCGCATTGCAACTTACAGGTAGATTTACCAGTGGCTTTTGAAAATCAAAGTATTTTATAAATCTGTCGTTTATTTCTCTAATGCTTCAAAAAAAAACCCCTTTACGAAGAAACAGTGCCTCGGTATGTAAACTAATGTAAATAAACTGTATTAGTTGATAGATCTTTAACGACGACCCGATTCATTCCTAGGTATGATCCAGTGCGGACGGCCCCACATTGGCTCAACCTCGCCGGTGTTTAGATTCAGCCGCCCCATGCGCTCTGGCCTCGTAAGGTCTGTGAAGCCGACGTCGTATGCGACGGCCAGACGCCCACATGGGTGCGTCAGCTGATGGGCAAGGATCACGTACACGCGGTTCGCCTTCGCTCCCGTCGGGTCGGCGGTGACTGTGAACCCATGCGCGCCGTCGACGAACACCGCGCGGTCACCGATGTCGAGCACTGGCCTCCACCTCGGCGGCCTCTGGCTGTCCCTGTGCCGCGCGCGGTACGCTTTGGTAAAGACCACGCCGTCGCTGTCCCCGGCGCGGTGCACCAGGAGGATCGCGTCGTCCGTAGATGGCGCTAGGTAGGCGTAGTCGACGTCGCCGAAGCCCGGCGGCGCAGGGATCTTCGTGCGGGCCTGCAGCGTGCCGGCGTCGATGATTGTAGTTTTCAGCGTGCGCAGCTCGAGGACGAAGAAGAGCCCGCCGCGGTAGTTGACGGTCATGGGCGAGCCGAGCTTTGACTGGTGCACCGGCATCCACCGCTCGCCGCCGTGCTCGCAGAAGAAGGCCGTGTCGCCGCGGGCCACCATGACGCCTCGCCGGGACCAGTCCCACGCCAACCCGTCGTCGGTGACGCGCGCGCAGCGCAGACGTGGCTCGTCGCTGAGACACCCGACCGGCTCCTTCTCCGAGAAGGGGATGGGCAGGTCCGGCAGCGGTGCGCGCGAGCCGGTGAAGGGGTCGACGAGGTGGCACGGGTGCCTGTAGCACACATCCGTGGCTAGCACCATCCCGCCGTACGGAGACGGCACGAGCCGGCGGCCGAGCACCGGAGGCATTGGCCGCACGTCGACGCTGTTAAGCATGCGCATGTGGGCGAGGGAGAAGAACTTGTAACCGTGCTCCGATGAGAACGCGACGCACGGGAGCATCGCCGATTCCTCTTCGTGGCCACCATGCTCCGTCTCCATGCTCATCTCAGGTACAGGCGGCGCGAGCATTGTGTTGGTTGGAGAACAAAACGACGGGTATATATATCTCTACTCCTGCCCTTCCATATGTTACAAATCAACCCGCACGCCCCGCCCCCGACCCGTAGGCCGTAGCCGGCACCTCACACACACCGCCGCCTCCCCGAGCCTGCCCCCCGACGATGCCGCACCCGCCCGCCACCTCGCTCTAACGGTGCTCCGCGCATGTCGCGCCCGCCTACCAGCTTACCGCATCTCGCGCGCCGTTCACGACCTCCGCCTGCTCCGCAACGAATCCCCCTCACCTCGCTCTGCCCGCCCCTCCTCCCTATAAAGCCTAGCTATTCTGCTCACCTCGCTGCGCCCCGACGGCGCCAcaactccaccacctcctccagttACCCGACATCGGTGCCACGCTCCTCCTCGCCATGTGTGACTCCTACTCCCCGTGGCCACCAGGGCGATGTGGTGGCGTCCGCTGATGCGATCGCTCCTCCGCCTGTGTCTGGCGCCCTGGCCAACGCGTCGGTGGTGCCAGCCGCGGTGCGGATCCACAAGGCAGGGCGAAGTCACCGTCAAGCTCTTGGTCGCGCCTGGCCGGGCTAGCCGCCTAGCTCTTTCCCGCCTCCCGTGGCCTGGGCGCCTGGCTAGGGCCAGCTATTCAGGCGACCAACCGCACCACCGTCCCCCTACCTTCCACGTTATCGTCGACTCCGACTATGTCTGGGTCCGCTTCTTGCCATGTTCTTCTCGGTACTCTACTGTACACGAGGTATGGCACTGGGTTGGTGACTAGAGACATGCTGGGGCTCCCCAAACACCGGTTCGTTGCGTTTGGTATGCTGGTGGTACTTACAGTGTGTTTGGTTGGATGCGTGCTTAACTGTTTACAACTAGGCGCAGGGTATGCGTTGACTTCAGGTAAGCACATGTTTGAATGGCTGCACGCAAGCGAGCGGGCCTGCTTCTGCTGGTGCAGCACAGACCAATTTGTGGCTCTCTGCCTGCACGCACAGAAACGTGGGAATATTGCATCTCCCGCGAGCCAAGCTCGGACAAGCCTGCATGTGCGTATGCGGACAACCAATCATGAGGTTAGAGTCGCTGCTGGCATGTCTGCTGGAGGTAGTTTTGTTCATGTTCACTCTGAGAATGGTGTGATTGATTTTTACAGATGAAATTGCATTTCTTGCTCGATTATAAAGGAAGGGGCAAGATGGTTTGGTTCCATCCAGTTTTATGTCCTAATACAAATTTGTTAATTAGCTGTTGTTTATGGAACTTGCGGCTATGCTACCAGGGCATGTTATTTCCTATATTGTCCCAGGCATATATGTACTTTGGTTAGATTTTGTTGCAATCCATTAACTCTGTTCACTTATATCTCTTGGTTCTTTGATCTAGGTTATTTCAATTATTAGCAATGATTCTGTTGCAATCCGTTAACTTTGTTCACTTATATTTCATGGTTCTTTGAGCTATTTGAATATGTTTGTTCAGTAATGTTCGATGCCTCTAATAATTGTAATGATTGGATGTCACTTGTTCTATTTCTTCCTCCAAGTGGTTCTCTCACTGTTTTGTTTCTGAATATTTTCCAGGCACCCCGACGCCCGCACGCGGGGCACCTGACCGCCTGCTTGCGCGTTTCCCCACATTTATGCGGCTTGGCCCTTATTTACCTTTTTTCTTaaaaagagagaaaaaaagaaCTCCTTTCATGTGTCCCATCATTTTCAGTTAGAGTGACCAACAGTTGTGAGTTCTCGTTATGTTCTCCCCACGACACCCATATACCTACCGAATGCTGATGATGATGCCAAAACTGTTTTACTTGAGGAATGCTGATAATGATACACAAGGTGTTATActtgaggcatctgaggttggGACTGGTGCTATCAGTTTGATCTCGATGTCAACTTGGCTGCGTGCCTGCGTGGGGAGAAATGTGCTAATGCCATCCTTCTTGCCAGCATGGAgcactagtacagagaagttctatagtggcggttgtaaacctatttatagtggcgtttttcgtaaccgccagtgctaggggccagtagaaatcatcatttttacaggcgggtaactgaggaccgccagtgaaaatcgattttcactggcggtcggcgtaataaaaccgccagtgaaaatcgattttcactggcggtcgacgtaataaaaccgccagtgcaaatcgtttccaggaaacataaaacatattttaaaaatagtaaaaaattTATTTGTATTAGGACCACCCCACCCGCCCGTCTCCGTCGAaagtcgcggcatttttcgcgcaaaattcgcgcgctacgcggttgttagtattcgaaccgtagacctcaccctcgcgcgtaccctccactaccactccgtctatgacatgccttgtgtctagtttgtagttgttttctccacatattacaaccatttgagtgtaaattgcttatttgagaccctaaacgaattcaaataaaaaagttgtcaactacaaagataaataacttttgaagttctacaacttttattttgacacttttttcaccctctctttcggactcgtttatatttctaacgctaacccgacttgtagttgtgcttaagttcataaatttcagattcgccctattcacccccctctaggcgactttcaatcatCAATGAAGATGTTTAGCAATCACATAACAAGAAGATAGTTAGATTAGGGTTCGAACCAACACAGATCACAAATACAAGCATTGGATTAATAACTTACTAGAGTCGGAGCACCAGATCGGTCCCTCACGGGCGGCTATAATCAGAGTAGATTAGGGTTTAGGCTTCAAACACATATCACAAGTAAagatcacaagaacaagcaccAAATTAAGCACTTACCaaagccggagcaccagatcggtcCCTCACGACGACTATAATCAGAGAACAAGATCACAAGAATGTATTAGAGTAGATTAGGGTTTAGGGTTGGTACACAGATCACAAGCATagatcacaagaacaagcaccAGATTAAGAACTTACTAAAGTCGGAGCACCAGATCGGTCCCTCACGGCGGCTATAATCAGAGAACAAGATCACAAGAAGGTATTATAGTAGATTAGGGTTTATGGTTCGAACACAGATCACAAACATAGATCACAAGAACAGGTTAAGCACTTACCAAAGCCGGAGCACCAAATCGGTCCCTCACAGGTACAATCACAGAGCAAGAAGGCAATAGAGTAGATTAGGGTTTGGGATTGAGCAcagatcacaagaacaagcaccAGATTAAGAAGTCTCAAACTCGTCGGAGACGTCGactagaggaagaagaagacgaaCATCGAAAGCTTACCGTAACGGCGTAACCAAATCCGTGACCGAACAACCAGCCAAGCAACCACCAGGTGAGGGGAAGCCAGAGCCCAGAGGTGGAGGGAGCGGTGGAGGACCCTACCGGAGGGCGGAGGCTCGAACCCGGAGGTGAGGCGGCGGCGGAGTCGAACAGTGAAGCGGCGGTGGAGACGAATCGATGAATCACCCCCCAAAATCGCCCCTAAATCGCAGACGGAGAGAAGGAGGGCGAGAGACAACAGGCGAGGCAAGCGAGTGAGACTGACGAGGCGGGGCCCGATGGGGGGGAGGGGGCGACGTGTTTTAGGTTAACAAACAGAGCGGGCTAACCGTGCTTCCGGGATAATCGGGCTGTGCCCGTGCCGGCCCAGCGTGCCCGGTGCTCGGCCCAGGCACAACAGTACCCATCGGGCCATGACGTGCCGTGATGTCCCGATTAGCCCGACACTATTGGCCATCTATAGTTTGGGGCGACTAAAGTttagtgactaaaatttagtTACTTTTAGTCACTAAATAAGCAAACATGATAGCTAAAGTgaggtgactaaactttagttcgcaatgactaaaagggactaaattaGGATTTTTACCTTATTTGTCCTCTACACTTTCTTCTTGCAGCAAACATCCACTAATTAATAGGGGTAATACAGTCATTATTCACAACAATTAATGTTCTTTAGTCCGGtttagtcactaaaaccaaacaatgtactttagtgactaaacttagtcactaaagtttagtctagtgactaaaggaaccaaacgaGTAGTAAGGCCCAGTTTGGTAGTCCCTAAATAGCCGAACACTgggactaaaatatggactaaactGTTTTATTATCTAGTCCCTCAAGGgatgactaaaagggactaaaccatattaattccacTTTTTGCCCTTctttatttcagttgcactaatGGCGGGAGAATACTAAAAGGTATTTGGTcctcttatgattcatttaataTTTTTTAAATATTTTTAGTCCCAGAACCAAACAgggtagggactaaactttagtcttccaactaaattttagtccctagactaaagGAAACCAAACGGGCCCTAAAAGTGAAAAAAATAGAACAGTGCAGCTACACACAAGTTAATAGCAACTTTATGGTCCACAATTATACTGTCAGAACAAATGCTTACAGAAGAATTTCAATTACATGGATGATCAGGGGCAGAGCACTCCTGCACTTGAATTGCAAATTGAAACTACGCACACATGTAATGTCAGTCAAACTACAACTGAAACTTGAATTAGATGTACTGGCACAATGCCATGAAGCAAGGCCATGACCGAGCAGGACCACTGAAACCTGGCTTCAGCTTACCACGACGACCTGCTAGGCACATTCAGTTCGAGAAAAATGTGTATCATAACCAGCAGCACGAGGAAGAGAATGGTAGACTGCAAACCATCCACCGTGTCTCTCGTGATTTTGCTAACAAAAGGAGTTCTGCCACTTCATGCACACCAGACCCAGTAAGTTGTCTTACGCGGAAAGATCTTTTGTCGGACATACACATCAGTCTTCAGTGAGTGGTTAATGGAACTTCTCAATACTTTCGTTGTGACACGAGTTCTTCAAGCTGGCTCGTACAGGCCTAGCATGTGCCCATCGATGCATCGCAGTGCTGCAACCTGCGTTGGAAGAAACAGGAAACGTCATGTAAATGATTCTGCGTCCTGAAATACATAAATGGAAATCATGGGAATATAGAGACAATACTTTTCCATGGATCTCATACTTGATTGGCCCATCCAACTCGGCTCCCAATGCCATTAGCTTCGATACGGCACTGTTTATGTCTGGTACAGTGAAGGAGAGCATTGAAGAATAGACTCTCTGCGATGCAAGATTACTGCAAGCATGTACAGAATATAAGATAATAGTTATGAATTTATGATTTCATGCACTGGCCAATTGGGGGGGGATCCCCTATGTGTTTTGTGTAGCTTATGTTTATGTGATGATGGAATTTGAAATCCACACAAAAAACTGAGAAAAGCTCCAAGGAGAGCAATTTCTTTTGACTCTTGGGGGGGTCACTTGTTTTCATGCACTGCCTTTGACATAGCAAGATTGTAACGAGGACTATGAAATGTATTGGAGAGTTGAAGTATCATTTTCAAGCAATGTTTGGGATtttttcccaagaactggcaacctCCCAGATCCAACACTTCAGAGCTGTTATGTTTATAGGGTCACAAAGTTTGTCCAGTATGTTTTGGTCTACTTTTCCATGGATCTCATATTTTCATGCGATAGATCCAACACTCCTTCCATACA
It encodes:
- the LOC118473259 gene encoding uncharacterized protein; the protein is MLAPPVPEMSMETEHGGHEEESAMLPCVAFSSEHGYKFFSLAHMRMLNSVDVRPMPPVLGRRLVPSPYGGMVLATDVCYRHPCHLVDPFTGSRAPLPDLPIPFSEKEPVGCLSDEPRLRCARVTDDGLAWDWSRRGVMVARGDTAFFCEHGGERWMPVHQSKLGSPMTVNYRGGLFFVLELRTLKTTIIDAGTLQARTKIPAPPGFGDVDYAYLAPSTDDAILLVHRAGDSDGVVFTKAYRARHRDSQRPPRWRPVLDIGDRAVFVDGAHGFTVTADPTGAKANRVYVILAHQLTHPCGRLAVAYDVGFTDLTRPERMGRLNLNTGEVEPMWGRPHWIIPRNESGRR
- the LOC100281531 gene encoding glyoxalase/bleomycin resistance protein/dioxygenase isoform X1 — translated: MAAATLRWVLQLHRDVPRAARFYSEGLDFSVNVCTLRWAELQSGPLKLALMHTNDSNLASQRVYSSMLSFTVPDINSAVSKLMALGAELDGPIKYEIHGKVAALRCIDGHMLGLYEPA